One Aegilops tauschii subsp. strangulata cultivar AL8/78 chromosome 7, Aet v6.0, whole genome shotgun sequence genomic window carries:
- the LOC109758993 gene encoding ethylene-responsive transcription factor ERF071-like, translating into MPPRRRGSSGYRYVRGRPNGWYSAEIRFGNVRLGLGLFRSAHEAARAYDAAAWRLERPRSQMNFREVFTREEAQRIAPPPRLITDMDRADHARRQRLLLIAEEDERAMAEWRRRHPEDVAD; encoded by the coding sequence atgccgccgcgccgACGGGGTTCTTCGGGCTACCGCTACGTCCGCGGGCGCCCCAACGGCTGGtactccgccgagatccggttcggCAACGTCCGGCTCGGCCTCGGGTTGTTCCGGAGCGCGCACGAGGcggcccgcgcgtacgacgcggcggcgtggcgcttGGAGAGGCCCCGGTCGCAGATGAACTTCCGGGAAGTCTTCACGCGCGAGGAGGCACAACGCATCGCCCCTCCGCCGCGTCTCATCACCGACATGGACCGTGCTGACCATGCTCGGCGGCAGCGCCTCCTCCTCATCGCCGAGGAGGATGAGCGAGCCATGGCGGAGTGGCGCCGTCGCCACCCGGAGGACGTCGCCGACTAG